Proteins encoded by one window of Anaerosalibacter sp. Marseille-P3206:
- a CDS encoding UDP-N-acetylmuramoyl-L-alanyl-D-glutamate--2,6-diaminopimelate ligase, with protein MILKEVLNGLEIEEIKGSLEKEISGVAFDSRVVSNDYLFVAIKGFKSDGHDYIEQVINKGATAIIVENDVKVKEDITIIKLKDSRASLSKVSANFYGNPSKYMDMIGITGTNGKTTITYLIKSIFEKSSKRTGIIGTIGNIIDGELIKTENTTPESTIIQKSLRDMVDANVDSCVMEVSSHSLDLKRVEDCNFDVGVFTNLSRDHLDYHETLENYFEAKLKLFFMTKRANIINNDDSYGAEIVNRIANLNTPTITYGIEKESDIFATNIDYHLEGVKFTLNTPKGKIDIHLNIPGEFSVYNALAAASCGYVYDIGLEDIRDGLEMVEGVKGRFEIVPTNRDFTVIIDFAHTPDGLEKVLTTIEQFAEGRVVTLFGAGGNRDKTKRPIMGETVAKHADFSIVTSDNPRNEDPAKIIEDIIEGVEKVSKNYISIVDRREAIRYAIENAKPKDIILLAGKGHETYTIIKDEVLPFDERQIVLDILKDMEN; from the coding sequence ATGATATTGAAAGAAGTCTTGAATGGACTTGAAATTGAAGAAATAAAAGGATCATTAGAAAAAGAAATATCAGGTGTTGCATTTGATTCAAGAGTTGTATCTAATGACTATTTATTTGTAGCTATTAAGGGATTTAAATCAGATGGACATGATTATATTGAACAAGTTATAAATAAAGGTGCCACAGCTATTATAGTGGAAAATGATGTAAAAGTTAAAGAGGATATTACTATTATTAAGTTAAAGGATAGTAGGGCTAGTTTATCTAAAGTAAGTGCAAATTTTTATGGAAATCCTTCTAAATATATGGATATGATTGGAATAACAGGAACTAATGGAAAGACTACTATTACTTATTTAATAAAGAGTATATTTGAGAAGAGTAGTAAAAGAACGGGTATAATAGGTACTATTGGCAATATTATAGACGGTGAACTTATTAAGACAGAAAATACTACTCCAGAATCTACAATTATTCAAAAAAGCTTAAGAGATATGGTAGATGCAAATGTTGATAGTTGTGTAATGGAAGTATCATCTCATTCGTTGGATTTAAAAAGAGTTGAAGATTGTAATTTTGATGTAGGCGTTTTTACAAACTTAAGTAGAGATCATTTAGACTATCATGAAACCTTAGAAAATTATTTTGAGGCAAAATTAAAACTTTTCTTTATGACTAAAAGAGCAAATATTATCAATAATGATGACAGTTATGGTGCTGAAATCGTAAATAGAATTGCTAATTTAAACACTCCTACTATTACTTATGGAATTGAAAAAGAATCTGATATTTTTGCTACAAATATTGACTACCACTTAGAAGGAGTAAAATTTACTTTAAATACACCTAAGGGAAAAATAGATATTCATCTAAATATACCAGGAGAATTTAGTGTCTATAATGCATTAGCTGCAGCTAGTTGTGGTTATGTTTATGATATTGGTCTAGAGGATATTAGAGATGGCTTAGAAATGGTCGAAGGTGTAAAGGGTAGATTTGAAATTGTTCCTACAAATAGAGATTTTACTGTTATTATAGATTTTGCTCATACTCCAGATGGACTTGAAAAGGTATTGACTACTATTGAACAGTTTGCAGAAGGAAGAGTAGTTACATTATTTGGAGCAGGTGGGAATAGAGATAAGACAAAGAGACCGATTATGGGTGAAACAGTTGCTAAGCATGCTGATTTTTCAATTGTTACTTCAGACAATCCTAGGAATGAAGATCCAGCAAAAATAATAGAAGATATAATCGAAGGTGTAGAAAAGGTAAGCAAAAATTATATATCTATTGTTGATAGGAGAGAAGCAATTAGATATGCTATTGAAAATGCTAAGCCAAAAGATATTATATTATTAGCTGGAAAAGGACATGAAACATATACAATCATTAAAGACGAAGTATTGCCATTTGATGAAAGACAAATTGTCCTTGATATACTAAAAGACATGGAAAATTAG
- the mraZ gene encoding division/cell wall cluster transcriptional repressor MraZ → MFIGEYQHSLDTKGRIIIPSKFRDGLGPAFIMTKGLDNCLFIYPQKEWNVLEEKLKSLPLTNRDARAFVRFFFAGATECELDKQGRILIPANLREHSKLEKEAVIIGVSTRVEIWSKTEWDMYNEDDSLSYESIAEKMAELGI, encoded by the coding sequence ATGTTTATCGGGGAATATCAACATAGTCTTGATACTAAGGGAAGAATTATAATTCCATCTAAATTTAGAGATGGCTTAGGTCCAGCTTTTATAATGACAAAAGGGCTAGATAATTGTTTGTTTATTTATCCCCAAAAAGAATGGAATGTATTAGAAGAAAAGTTAAAATCACTTCCACTAACCAATAGAGATGCTAGGGCTTTTGTAAGGTTCTTTTTTGCAGGTGCAACTGAATGTGAGTTAGATAAACAAGGAAGAATATTGATACCTGCAAATTTAAGAGAGCATTCAAAACTAGAAAAAGAGGCCGTAATAATAGGAGTTTCTACAAGAGTTGAGATATGGAGTAAGACTGAATGGGATATGTACAATGAAGATGATAGTTTAAGTTATGAAAGTATTGCCGAGAAGATGGCAGAATTAGGAATATAG
- the mraY gene encoding phospho-N-acetylmuramoyl-pentapeptide-transferase, with translation MVEYTDAIRTILISFAITIILGPILIPLLRKLKIGQNVRDNGPKTHLKKSGTPTMGGVIMLIALLITVLTFGKINKDMFILLISTFGFGLIGFVDDYIKVKKERSLGLKPYQKIIGQVILAVFLAVYQSNTSVLGTKIIIPFVEGKFLDLGPFYVPFIAFVVVGTVNSVNLTDGLDGLASGVTLIIMAFFGLVGLNWGMSSISIFSAAMTGACLGFLIYNSYPARVFMGDTGSLALGGAVSAIAILLNLPLVIPIVGFIYFIEAISVIIQVLSFKLTGKRVFLMAPLHHHFEQKGWPETRVVAVFWIATVIFCLIGIVSIN, from the coding sequence ATGGTTGAATACACAGATGCAATAAGGACTATTCTTATTTCTTTTGCAATAACCATTATATTGGGTCCTATTTTGATACCTTTATTAAGAAAGCTAAAAATTGGTCAAAATGTAAGAGATAATGGTCCAAAAACTCATTTGAAAAAAAGTGGGACTCCAACAATGGGTGGAGTTATAATGTTAATTGCACTTTTAATAACAGTACTTACATTTGGAAAGATTAACAAAGATATGTTCATTTTACTTATATCTACTTTTGGTTTTGGATTAATTGGCTTTGTTGATGATTACATAAAAGTTAAGAAAGAAAGATCACTGGGCTTAAAACCATATCAAAAGATAATTGGTCAAGTTATATTGGCAGTTTTCCTTGCAGTTTATCAGTCAAATACTTCAGTTTTAGGAACTAAGATAATAATACCATTTGTAGAAGGAAAATTCCTTGATTTAGGTCCTTTTTATGTACCATTTATAGCATTTGTTGTTGTTGGCACTGTAAATAGTGTCAATTTAACAGATGGTTTAGATGGCTTAGCTTCAGGAGTTACCCTAATAATTATGGCTTTTTTCGGATTAGTGGGACTTAATTGGGGAATGTCAAGTATTTCTATTTTTTCTGCTGCAATGACTGGAGCTTGCTTAGGTTTTTTAATTTATAATTCTTATCCTGCTAGGGTTTTTATGGGAGATACTGGTTCTTTGGCTTTAGGAGGAGCTGTATCAGCCATAGCCATACTTCTAAATCTACCATTAGTAATACCGATAGTTGGATTTATATATTTTATTGAAGCAATATCTGTAATAATCCAAGTATTGTCTTTTAAATTGACGGGCAAAAGAGTCTTTTTAATGGCACCTCTACATCATCATTTTGAACAAAAAGGATGGCCAGAAACTAGAGTTGTCGCAGTATTTTGGATTGCAACGGTTATATTTTGCTTAATTGGAATTGTAAGTATTAACTAA
- the ftsW gene encoding putative lipid II flippase FtsW has translation MAKKRAGDFTLLLSTMLLVFIGIIMVFSSSWPDAIYKMEDGYHFLKKQLFASIIGLFALLFFMNFNYKNLKKMAKFIFFIALGSGGLIFTPLGVEFNGARRWVDIGITTFMPSDLIKIGSIIFLAYYLSKRKTDVTNFAKGLLPCLLIIGVSCGLIILQDDLGTTITLGLTLISMLFIAGMRWSHLIVLGAIGGLGMYKAISGEEFRAMRFKAFLDPFAYKDTFGWQPVQSLYALGSGGLFGLGLGKSRQKFFYIPEPYNDFIFSIIGEELGFLGSLTVMMLYLLLIWRGIKIALNTDDLFGCLLASGITALITIQTLIHIAVVTSSIPTTGIPLPLISFGGTSLILYMGSIGILLNISRHAELDRS, from the coding sequence ATGGCAAAAAAAAGAGCTGGCGATTTTACTTTGCTCTTATCAACTATGCTATTGGTTTTCATTGGAATAATAATGGTTTTTAGTTCAAGTTGGCCTGATGCTATATATAAAATGGAGGATGGATACCATTTTTTAAAGAAACAGTTATTTGCAAGTATAATAGGATTATTTGCTCTTTTATTTTTCATGAATTTTAATTACAAGAACCTAAAAAAAATGGCTAAATTCATATTTTTTATAGCATTAGGTTCTGGGGGACTTATATTTACTCCACTTGGTGTAGAATTTAATGGAGCTAGAAGGTGGGTAGATATAGGTATTACAACATTTATGCCTTCAGATTTGATTAAAATTGGTTCTATTATATTTTTGGCTTATTATTTATCAAAGAGGAAAACGGATGTTACAAATTTTGCTAAAGGTTTACTACCATGTCTTTTAATTATAGGGGTTTCTTGTGGCTTAATTATATTACAAGATGACCTTGGTACAACCATAACTTTAGGATTGACGCTTATTAGTATGCTTTTTATTGCTGGTATGAGATGGAGTCATTTAATAGTACTAGGAGCTATAGGTGGATTGGGAATGTATAAGGCTATATCGGGAGAAGAATTTAGGGCAATGAGATTTAAAGCTTTTTTAGATCCATTTGCGTATAAAGATACCTTTGGATGGCAACCAGTTCAATCTTTATATGCTCTTGGATCAGGTGGTCTTTTTGGTTTGGGTTTAGGAAAAAGTAGACAAAAGTTTTTTTATATTCCAGAACCATACAATGATTTTATATTCTCTATAATTGGTGAAGAGTTGGGTTTTCTAGGTTCTTTAACAGTTATGATGCTTTATTTACTATTGATATGGAGAGGGATAAAGATTGCTTTAAATACAGATGATCTATTTGGTTGTCTTTTGGCTTCAGGTATTACTGCGCTTATAACTATTCAAACACTAATCCACATAGCAGTAGTTACATCATCTATTCCTACTACAGGGATACCACTACCACTTATTAGTTTCGGTGGTACATCTTTAATACTGTATATGGGTTCGATTGGAATACTACTAAATATTTCAAGACATGCTGAATTAGATAGGAGTTGA
- the rsmH gene encoding 16S rRNA (cytosine(1402)-N(4))-methyltransferase RsmH: MNFEHIPVLLDEVIEGLKIKENGIYVDGTLGGAGHSKQIVKRLKDGKLIGIDQDLNAIKKAKAELAPFEDRVTIVHDNFINLVSVLDRLDIEEIDGVLLDLGVSSHQLDEGERGFSYQTDATLDMRMDRTQDISAWDVVNRYDERELERILWDYGEEKWAKRIAQFIVNERKLSPIDTTFELVTVIKKAIPKGARQTGHHPAKKTFQAIRIEVNRELEILKEAIIKANSRLKKGGRICIITFHSLEDRIVKETFRELNKDCICPKEFPVCMCDKKRELKIVTRKPILPSKEEIENNPRSRSSKLRIGEKV, translated from the coding sequence TTGAATTTTGAACACATTCCTGTATTACTTGATGAAGTTATAGAGGGATTAAAGATTAAAGAAAATGGAATATATGTAGACGGTACACTAGGTGGAGCAGGTCATTCTAAACAAATAGTGAAGAGACTAAAAGATGGAAAACTTATTGGCATAGATCAAGATTTAAATGCAATAAAAAAGGCTAAGGCTGAATTGGCTCCTTTCGAAGATAGAGTTACTATAGTTCACGATAATTTTATAAACCTAGTATCTGTTCTTGACAGATTAGATATTGAAGAAATTGATGGGGTACTTTTAGATTTAGGTGTTTCGTCACATCAGTTAGATGAAGGTGAAAGAGGGTTTTCTTATCAAACAGATGCAACTCTTGATATGAGAATGGATAGGACTCAAGATATATCAGCATGGGATGTAGTCAATAGATACGATGAGAGGGAGCTAGAGAGAATACTATGGGATTATGGAGAAGAAAAATGGGCAAAGAGAATTGCACAATTTATTGTAAATGAGAGAAAATTAAGTCCAATTGATACAACTTTTGAATTAGTAACTGTTATAAAGAAAGCTATACCTAAGGGAGCTCGTCAGACAGGTCACCATCCAGCAAAAAAGACATTTCAAGCAATTAGAATAGAAGTAAATAGGGAGTTAGAGATTTTAAAAGAGGCAATTATTAAAGCGAATAGTAGATTGAAAAAAGGTGGTAGAATTTGTATTATTACTTTTCATTCTTTAGAGGATAGGATAGTAAAGGAAACTTTTAGAGAATTAAACAAAGATTGCATTTGTCCTAAGGAGTTTCCAGTTTGTATGTGCGACAAGAAAAGAGAGCTTAAGATTGTAACAAGAAAACCGATTTTACCAAGCAAAGAAGAAATAGAGAATAATCCTCGTTCAAGAAGTTCGAAGCTTAGAATTGGTGAAAAAGTTTAG
- a CDS encoding cell division protein FtsL encodes MLVARKEECYDYSRNKNKVKRKKVVKNKNKSKVKNKLKLFTSAIIVLLLCMLVLLKYASITKTRLEITKLENEKVKLVKEKEDMITELDRVKNSIKIEEDARTKLGMDYPTKDQIVYVSVNSNIGDEEVAEEELLIVKYFKDIVNIVLKIF; translated from the coding sequence TTGTTAGTAGCTAGAAAAGAGGAATGTTATGATTATAGTCGAAATAAAAATAAAGTTAAAAGGAAAAAGGTAGTTAAAAACAAAAATAAAAGTAAAGTAAAAAACAAGTTGAAACTTTTCACATCTGCAATTATAGTTTTATTACTATGTATGTTAGTACTTTTAAAATATGCAAGTATTACTAAGACTAGATTAGAGATAACAAAACTAGAGAATGAAAAAGTTAAATTAGTAAAAGAAAAAGAAGATATGATAACGGAATTAGATAGAGTAAAGAATTCAATAAAAATAGAGGAAGATGCAAGGACAAAACTTGGAATGGATTATCCAACGAAAGACCAAATTGTTTATGTATCAGTAAATAGTAACATTGGTGATGAGGAAGTAGCAGAAGAAGAACTTCTAATTGTAAAATATTTCAAAGACATTGTTAATATAGTACTAAAAATTTTCTAG
- the murD gene encoding UDP-N-acetylmuramoyl-L-alanine--D-glutamate ligase translates to MNLKEKNVLILGLGISGVSTVKTLNRLGANIVLSDLKKEEELKDFLSEISNYPVKLYLGTNCLPLDNIDLIVKSPGIPLEIPIINEAKAKNIEVITDIELAYRLIPENKFIAITGTNGKTTTTTLTGEIINKAGYNCHVTGNIGIGILWEAINSDKEDIFVIETSSFQLDSTINFKPKVSVIINITPDHLNWHKTYDNYINAKKKVFRNQDNEDFAILNYDDEILRNAEDEIISNIIWFSVNNELNKGVYIKDEYIVINDGEKLIEILPFKDVKIPGKHNLENALASIAIAWSLGIDTSIMADVLRTFEGVEHRIEYVTSINDVKFFNDSKGTNSDASIKAIEALEGPIILIAGGMDKGTSFDDFIKSFNGKVKQLILLGETANKIKETANKYGFNNIYIVDSMKEAVEKSYKVSEVGDEVLLSPACASWDMYKSFEERGRVFKEAVYSLKED, encoded by the coding sequence TTGAATTTAAAAGAAAAAAATGTACTAATATTAGGCTTAGGAATTAGTGGAGTATCAACAGTAAAGACGTTAAATAGATTGGGAGCAAATATTGTATTAAGTGATTTAAAAAAAGAAGAAGAACTAAAGGATTTTCTATCAGAGATAAGCAATTATCCAGTCAAATTATATCTTGGAACTAATTGTTTACCATTAGACAATATTGATTTAATAGTAAAAAGTCCTGGGATACCACTTGAAATACCAATCATAAATGAAGCAAAGGCTAAAAATATTGAAGTAATAACAGATATAGAATTAGCATATAGGCTAATCCCTGAAAATAAGTTTATAGCTATTACAGGTACTAATGGGAAAACCACAACTACCACACTGACAGGAGAAATAATAAATAAAGCTGGATATAATTGTCATGTGACGGGCAATATAGGCATAGGAATACTTTGGGAAGCTATTAACTCTGATAAGGAAGATATATTTGTCATAGAGACTAGTAGCTTTCAATTAGATAGTACTATAAATTTTAAGCCAAAAGTGAGCGTGATTATAAACATAACACCAGATCATTTGAATTGGCATAAAACATATGACAATTATATTAATGCTAAGAAGAAAGTATTTAGAAATCAAGATAATGAAGACTTTGCTATACTAAATTATGATGATGAAATATTAAGAAATGCAGAAGATGAAATAATTTCAAATATAATATGGTTTAGTGTAAATAATGAGCTAAATAAAGGTGTATATATAAAGGATGAATATATCGTTATAAATGATGGAGAAAAATTAATAGAAATATTACCTTTTAAGGATGTAAAGATTCCAGGAAAACACAATTTAGAAAATGCTTTGGCTAGTATTGCCATTGCTTGGTCATTAGGTATAGATACATCTATAATGGCAGATGTATTGAGAACTTTTGAAGGGGTAGAGCACAGAATAGAGTATGTAACTTCTATTAATGATGTGAAGTTTTTTAACGATTCAAAAGGGACCAATTCTGATGCTAGTATTAAAGCAATAGAGGCTTTAGAAGGTCCAATAATTTTAATAGCAGGTGGAATGGATAAGGGAACTAGTTTCGATGATTTTATCAAATCTTTTAATGGTAAGGTTAAACAATTAATTCTATTAGGTGAAACTGCAAATAAAATAAAAGAAACTGCAAATAAATATGGATTCAATAATATATATATAGTAGATAGTATGAAAGAAGCAGTTGAGAAAAGTTATAAAGTATCAGAAGTGGGAGATGAAGTATTACTTTCCCCAGCATGTGCAAGTTGGGATATGTATAAGAGTTTTGAAGAAAGGGGTAGAGTTTTTAAAGAAGCTGTTTATAGCTTAAAGGAGGATTGA
- a CDS encoding stage V sporulation protein D: protein MSSPSNKMKKRLVIIFFMVSFITFGLTLRLGYIQIVKGEEYKKGALEQWTKDIEVKAKRGIIYDRNGKKLAVSISSYTVWCSPADIKDAEKTAKVVAEILDIDEAKVYEKITKRRRVEKIKQWITKEEANELRKANLKGIEIVDDNKRYYPYGSFASHIIGFTDIDNKGLYGIEKTFDKYLNGTPGKWVKTTDAKGMQLPYGGEKLYEATNGLNAVLTLDETIQHFAEKAAMEALVKNKAKNVSIIVMEPSTGDVLAMASKPDFDPNNPREPLDESTKERWEGLSQEELEKEWYNMWRNFAINDSYEPGSTFKIITSAIGLEENVVTPDSHFYCGGYIKDIPGAKLKCWRYYNPHGEQTFTQGVQNSCNVVFVNLGRRIGAERMLKYIKAFGFGENTGIDLTGEQAGIIPSNPKNIKEVNLATISYGQGIAVTPIQLITAISSVANGGNLMKPRLVKELIDNEGNTVHTFEPEIRRKVISPDTSKTLMGILESVVSDGTGSKAYVPGYRVAGKTGTAQKVIDGRYAQGKYIASFAAVAPANDPKLAVLVIIDEPSNGAYYGGLVAGPVTGGLIKESLEYLNVEPEYTEKELEEYNKKVSVPDVRDKNIAEAGKLLTDLGFKYNTETTEITSESVVIDQFPLPGAEVNKGSIIDLYLNMKRNEKEVNLMPDIMGKKKDEVIKTLDGLKLKYNINGNGIVTKQFPNPGTELEENIIIEVELSDIKE from the coding sequence ATGTCATCACCTAGCAATAAGATGAAAAAAAGATTAGTTATTATTTTTTTTATGGTATCTTTTATAACATTTGGGTTAACACTTAGATTAGGATATATTCAAATAGTAAAAGGTGAAGAGTATAAAAAAGGTGCTTTAGAGCAGTGGACAAAGGATATTGAAGTGAAAGCTAAAAGAGGTATAATATATGATAGGAATGGTAAAAAATTAGCTGTTAGTATTAGTTCTTATACTGTTTGGTGTAGTCCAGCTGATATAAAAGATGCAGAAAAAACAGCAAAAGTAGTAGCAGAGATATTAGATATTGATGAAGCTAAAGTCTATGAGAAAATAACCAAAAGAAGAAGGGTAGAAAAAATAAAGCAGTGGATTACCAAAGAGGAGGCAAATGAACTTAGAAAAGCAAATTTAAAAGGGATTGAAATAGTTGATGACAATAAGAGATATTATCCATATGGTAGCTTTGCAAGTCATATAATAGGTTTTACTGATATTGATAACAAAGGTTTATATGGAATTGAGAAGACTTTTGACAAATATTTAAATGGGACACCTGGCAAGTGGGTAAAAACAACTGATGCTAAGGGAATGCAACTTCCATATGGTGGTGAAAAATTGTACGAGGCTACAAATGGGTTAAATGCAGTTTTGACATTAGATGAGACTATACAACATTTTGCAGAAAAAGCTGCAATGGAAGCTCTTGTAAAAAACAAAGCTAAGAATGTGTCCATAATAGTAATGGAACCTAGTACAGGGGATGTATTAGCTATGGCTTCAAAACCTGATTTTGACCCGAACAATCCTAGAGAGCCATTAGATGAAAGCACAAAAGAGCGTTGGGAAGGTTTATCACAAGAGGAATTAGAAAAAGAATGGTATAATATGTGGAGAAATTTTGCAATAAATGATTCATATGAACCTGGTTCTACATTTAAGATAATAACATCTGCAATAGGTTTAGAAGAAAATGTGGTAACTCCAGATAGTCATTTCTATTGTGGTGGATACATAAAAGATATACCAGGTGCAAAGCTTAAATGTTGGAGATATTACAATCCACATGGTGAACAAACATTTACTCAAGGAGTACAAAATTCATGTAACGTAGTTTTTGTAAATTTGGGAAGGCGTATAGGTGCTGAAAGAATGCTTAAGTATATAAAGGCTTTTGGATTTGGTGAGAATACAGGTATAGATTTAACTGGAGAACAGGCAGGTATTATACCATCAAATCCTAAAAATATTAAGGAAGTTAATTTAGCAACTATATCTTATGGTCAAGGAATTGCAGTAACACCAATTCAATTGATAACAGCGATTTCATCAGTTGCTAATGGTGGTAACTTGATGAAACCTAGATTGGTAAAAGAATTGATAGATAATGAGGGAAATACTGTTCATACTTTTGAACCAGAGATTAGAAGAAAAGTTATTTCACCAGATACTTCTAAGACTTTAATGGGTATATTAGAATCAGTTGTTTCTGATGGAACAGGTAGTAAAGCATATGTACCGGGATATAGAGTTGCAGGAAAAACAGGAACTGCTCAAAAGGTTATTGATGGAAGATATGCACAAGGAAAATATATTGCTTCTTTTGCAGCAGTTGCTCCAGCAAATGATCCTAAGCTTGCTGTATTGGTAATTATAGACGAGCCAAGTAATGGAGCTTATTATGGAGGATTAGTTGCAGGTCCTGTAACAGGTGGGTTAATTAAAGAAAGTCTTGAATATTTAAATGTAGAACCAGAGTATACAGAAAAAGAGCTAGAGGAATATAACAAAAAAGTTTCTGTTCCTGATGTTAGAGATAAAAATATTGCTGAGGCTGGAAAGTTGTTGACAGATCTTGGCTTTAAGTATAATACTGAAACTACTGAAATTACATCGGAATCAGTTGTAATTGACCAGTTTCCACTACCTGGTGCAGAAGTGAATAAAGGCTCTATTATAGATTTATACTTAAATATGAAGAGGAATGAAAAGGAAGTTAATTTGATGCCTGATATAATGGGTAAAAAGAAAGATGAAGTGATAAAAACATTAGATGGTTTAAAATTAAAATATAATATTAATGGAAATGGTATTGTTACTAAGCAGTTTCCTAATCCAGGTACTGAATTAGAAGAAAATATTATAATTGAAGTTGAATTATCAGATATTAAAGAGTAA
- the murG gene encoding undecaprenyldiphospho-muramoylpentapeptide beta-N-acetylglucosaminyltransferase: protein MKFMITGGGTGGHIYPALAIANEIKERYSDADILYVGTEKGLESELVPKEGFDFKTIRVKGFPRKISIEAFSTIKELFLGLNDAKKIIKEFRPDVVIGTGGYVCGPVVYMASRKKTPTIIHEQNAFPGITNKILSRYVDKIAASFEESKKYFKYPEKVILTGNPVRKSLATVNIEKAYKSLNIDPNIPMILSFGGSGGQKRLNESMAYVIKENANNPNIQILHVTGKRFFESFIEDMNSSGIKLKSNIQIIPYLFNIPDALNIADLVITSAGAITLAEVTVVGVPSIIIPKAYTAENHQEYNARALQEKGAGVMILEKDLSGKVLNDTILKLLKDSNKLKTMAKKSKSLGKIKAVNDIVDIIDSLVR from the coding sequence ATGAAATTTATGATAACCGGTGGAGGGACAGGTGGACATATTTATCCTGCACTAGCCATTGCCAATGAGATTAAAGAAAGATACAGTGATGCAGATATATTGTATGTTGGAACGGAGAAAGGCTTGGAAAGTGAATTAGTTCCAAAAGAAGGATTTGATTTTAAAACTATTAGAGTTAAAGGATTTCCTAGGAAAATTTCCATAGAAGCATTTTCAACAATAAAAGAATTATTCTTAGGACTTAATGATGCAAAAAAAATAATTAAAGAATTTCGTCCAGATGTAGTTATAGGTACTGGTGGATATGTTTGTGGCCCAGTAGTATATATGGCTAGCAGAAAAAAAACACCTACCATCATTCATGAACAAAATGCTTTTCCTGGCATTACAAATAAAATCCTTTCTAGATATGTTGATAAGATTGCTGCAAGTTTCGAAGAGTCAAAGAAATATTTTAAGTACCCTGAGAAAGTTATCTTAACAGGGAATCCAGTTAGAAAGAGTTTAGCTACTGTAAATATAGAAAAAGCTTACAAAAGCCTCAATATAGACCCTAATATCCCTATGATACTTTCTTTTGGAGGAAGTGGAGGACAAAAGAGATTAAATGAAAGTATGGCATATGTTATAAAAGAAAATGCCAATAACCCAAATATTCAAATTCTTCATGTAACAGGAAAGAGATTTTTTGAAAGTTTTATAGAAGATATGAATAGTAGTGGTATTAAACTCAAAAGCAATATACAGATAATACCATACCTTTTCAATATCCCTGATGCTTTAAATATTGCAGATTTAGTTATTACTAGTGCTGGTGCTATAACACTTGCAGAGGTAACTGTTGTAGGAGTACCAAGTATTATAATACCAAAAGCTTATACAGCTGAAAATCATCAAGAATACAATGCTAGGGCATTACAAGAAAAAGGTGCAGGTGTTATGATTTTAGAGAAGGACTTAAGTGGAAAGGTACTAAATGATACAATATTAAAACTATTAAAAGATAGCAATAAACTTAAGACTATGGCAAAAAAAAGTAAAAGTTTAGGTAAAATAAAGGCTGTAAATGATATAGTAGATATTATAGATTCTTTAGTAAGATAA